Within the Polaribacter pectinis genome, the region TTAATTTTTCATAAATATTTTTAATATGAAACTTTACTGTATTTACAGAAATATTTAAAAGTGTTCCTATTTCTTTATTTGATTTTCCATCTACAATTAATTTAAAAATCTCATCTTCTCTAATACTTAAAACCGATGCTAATTTTTGATTCAAAATTTCTTTTTCTTCAGATATTTCTTCAGATAAATTTTTAATTTCTTTAGAATAATTAATAATTTCTTGTTTCATAAAATAATTATCATCTCTTAAAACTTTCATTCTATATAATACTGCAATAGAAAGAATTATCATTTCAAAAAAAGCTCCAATTTTAATGGTAATTGAATCGATATCAATAATTGATAAACCAATAAATTTTAGTATAAAGAAATCTATAGAGGAGAATAAAAGCAACACGTATGCTACTGTTAATATTTTATTATAAAAGCTTTTATTAAATAGTAAGATTGAAACGACCCAATATATAAAAAGTAATAAAAAAACTAACACGTTAAGTGTAAGCAAGTAATAATAATTATTAAAAATTAAAAAAAGTATTGCAACAACTATAATTACACCACCAACAGAATAGCTAATTCTTTTAATTTTAGGATAGTACCTGTCTAAAAACAGATAACTACTCGCAAATTTAGCTGAAAAATAAGTTAATAATACTAAACTTAAAGTCACAATAAATCTATTAAGGGCTTCACTAATATTATAAAAATTTAACATGCCATCCATGGAAAAAATTCCCAAACAAGTAAAACCTAAAAAGAGCGAATAGTATAGAAAAGTATCTTCTTTAAAAAGAAAAAAGTAAAAGAAATTATAAAGAATAATAAAAAAAGCAACACCGTAATAAAAACAGTTAAAAATTAGTTGATGTTTTTGATTTACAAACGAGGCTTCTTCTGTATCAAACTCAATGGGTATGTAAGAATGAAGTTTGGATTTAATTTTTATATAAACATCATTTTCTCTAGAAAAACGATATGTTAGATACCTTTGGTTGTTAAGTTTCTCTATTATATTAGAATTTTGATAAACAATTGCATCTGTATACCTATCATATGTAACCCTAAAAATATAGTTTTTATCTGTTTTATATGCTGGTATTTTAAACCAATAAGTAGCGTTATTATAACCCTCACTTATTTCATTTTTTAATAAATTGAAATCTGCATTTTTTATAGATTCTTTATTAAAAATATTTTCAGAATCTTTAACAAAATAAATATCTGTCTGCGAAAAGCTTATTCCAAACCAAAGGAATAAGAAAATATAAAGTAGTTGTTTTTGCATTTAAAATATTTGGGGGATAATACTTAAATATACTAATAAAATTGATAGTAAGTTTTTTAAATTTGATAAAAACCAGCAGTTGCGTGAATCATTGTCGTATCAAAAACGGGTACAGAAACATCTTCTTGATTGATTAATAACGGAATTTCTGTACATCCTAAAATAATACCTTCTGCCCCACTTTCTATTTGTTTGTTAATAATGTTGATGTAATTTACTTTAGAAACAGGATTAATTTCTCCTTTCGATAATTCATCGTAAATAACTCGATGAATTTCGTTTCTATCTAATTCATTAGGAATAATGGTTTCGATTCCAAATGACGTTAAAATATCTTTGAAGAAGTCTTTTTCCATGGTGTATTTTGTACCTAATAAAGACACTTTTTTCAACTTCTTCTCAATGATTTGTTTTGCTGTTGCTTCTGCAATATGAATTACTGGAATATTCACCACATTTCTAACAGCATCAATACACAAATGCATGGTATTTGCACAAATTAAAATACAAGTTGCGCCTCCTTTTTCTAAACTTTTTCCAGCTTTTGCCATTAATTCGTTCAACTTATCCCAATTTCCTTCAACTTGAAGTTTAGAAATCTCTCCAAAATCAAAAGAATTCATAATTACTTTTGCTGAATGTTTTGCGCCTAATTTTTCCGCATTTAACTGGTTTAAAATTCGGTAATATAAAATTGTTGATTCTGGCGTAATTCCACCAATAAGTCCTATTTTATTCATGTTTTTTGAAGTTTTTCTAAAGCATTTGCTCTCATATATAAAAACAACGGAAACGTAAATGCAATGGCGATTAAAAAAGTAAGCGGAATTAATACCCACCAAAACCTAATTTTAAGTTTTATAGATTCTGGAATCATAAACACAAAAAAAGTTAGCACAACAACCGTTAAATCTGCACCAAAAGATTTACCTACAAAATTGACTTGTGCATCTTGCATAAAACCTAAAAAAGTAGGGTTTTCTGTAGTTTGAAACCATTGAATATTATAATACCAAGTATAACAAATTCCTAAAACTGATAATGCTAAATAAAGGTTTTTAAGTTTCATGAGAAATTTAGTTATCTAATTTTTAGTATATCCAATATATTAGATTAACATTAAAATTCCTGTTTTTTATAACTGTTTCTATAAAGTTATTATCGCCATCTTCAGCTATATTATTCAAACCTAAATTATAAATAAAATCGAGGGTAAATTTGTTAATTTTTAACCCAATTCCTCCAGTTATTCCAAAATCAAGTTTTTTAAATTCTTTGTTTAAAGGAGTTTCAATAGGAGAATTTAAAACATTATAATCTCCGCCAATTAAATATGAAATATAACCTCCAAATTTTATATTCGGGCCAACTTTTGTTGTTTTTTTGTCTGCTAATAAAAGTAAGGGAACTTTTAAATAATTTAATGTAGCTGATTTTGCTAAATATGAGCCTCCATTAATATTTAATCTATCGTGTTTAAATCCATTTTGTATAAATGTTAAACCTGTCTGAAAAAACACATTTTGTCCTATTTTAGTTTTATAATCAAATCCAAAATTTACACCAAAAACATTTTTATAATCTAATTCTTTAGAATTATTTTGAACTTTATCTTTATTTAATTGGGTTGATAAATTCATTCCAAAATGAAAGCCAAAATCTTGACTGAGAACAAATGGAGAAATCAAAAGCAAATAAATTAAAATTCCTTTTTTCATTTTTATTCTATTAAAACAACTTCTGTTGTGTATCATCATCCGTATTTTCTTTTTTCTTCTGAATAGCTTTCTTTAAAAGTGCTTGTTTTTTATCCTCTTTATCAGCATCCTCTAAAACAGGCTTTTCAACAACAGGAATATCAATAAGTTTCTCTTCAATAACTTCTTCATCAACCACTTCTATTTCTTCAGTAG harbors:
- a CDS encoding porin family protein codes for the protein MKKGILIYLLLISPFVLSQDFGFHFGMNLSTQLNKDKVQNNSKELDYKNVFGVNFGFDYKTKIGQNVFFQTGLTFIQNGFKHDRLNINGGSYLAKSATLNYLKVPLLLLADKKTTKVGPNIKFGGYISYLIGGDYNVLNSPIETPLNKEFKKLDFGITGGIGLKINKFTLDFIYNLGLNNIAEDGDNNFIETVIKNRNFNVNLIYWIY
- a CDS encoding aspartate/glutamate racemase family protein; this translates as MNKIGLIGGITPESTILYYRILNQLNAEKLGAKHSAKVIMNSFDFGEISKLQVEGNWDKLNELMAKAGKSLEKGGATCILICANTMHLCIDAVRNVVNIPVIHIAEATAKQIIEKKLKKVSLLGTKYTMEKDFFKDILTSFGIETIIPNELDRNEIHRVIYDELSKGEINPVSKVNYINIINKQIESGAEGIILGCTEIPLLINQEDVSVPVFDTTMIHATAGFYQI
- a CDS encoding 7TM diverse intracellular signaling domain-containing protein, whose product is MQKQLLYIFLFLWFGISFSQTDIYFVKDSENIFNKESIKNADFNLLKNEISEGYNNATYWFKIPAYKTDKNYIFRVTYDRYTDAIVYQNSNIIEKLNNQRYLTYRFSRENDVYIKIKSKLHSYIPIEFDTEEASFVNQKHQLIFNCFYYGVAFFIILYNFFYFFLFKEDTFLYYSLFLGFTCLGIFSMDGMLNFYNISEALNRFIVTLSLVLLTYFSAKFASSYLFLDRYYPKIKRISYSVGGVIIVVAILFLIFNNYYYLLTLNVLVFLLLFIYWVVSILLFNKSFYNKILTVAYVLLLFSSIDFFILKFIGLSIIDIDSITIKIGAFFEMIILSIAVLYRMKVLRDDNYFMKQEIINYSKEIKNLSEEISEEKEILNQKLASVLSIREDEIFKLIVDGKSNKEIGTLLNISVNTVKFHIKNIYEKLNIKSRKEVLVIAKSQH
- a CDS encoding DUF2834 domain-containing protein, producing MKLKNLYLALSVLGICYTWYYNIQWFQTTENPTFLGFMQDAQVNFVGKSFGADLTVVVLTFFVFMIPESIKLKIRFWWVLIPLTFLIAIAFTFPLFLYMRANALEKLQKT